GAATATAATACGATTGATGATGCCATACGCTCCGATCGCCATGTCACCGCCGTGTTTCTGGAGGGCACGGTTTATCAGGATAATAATCAGGCAGGAACATACATTCATAAAAAAAGGAGAAAGACCGATAGCAATAATTCCTTCTACAATTTCTTTCTTCAATTTCAAGGTTCCTCGTTTGAAACGTACTACACCGCCGGACTTAGAAAAATAGAATATTTGCCAGGCAAGAGACAACACTTGTGCAACTACCGTAGCCCACGCGGCTCCGGCAATTCCCCATTTCCAACCGAAAATAAAAATAGCATTCAATATACAGTTAATAATCACCGAGGCAAGGGTAGTATACATGGCAATTTTAGGGGCACCGGAAGAACGGAGTACGGCATTCAGCCCAAAATACAAATGGGTAATTACATTCCCCAGCAGAATTACTTGCATATAGCTGCGAGCATAAGATATGGTTAAATCGCTGGCTCCGAAGAAATAAAGCAAGTTGTCCAGAAATAGGAATCCCAGAATAGAAAAGCCTATACCCATGATGATATTCAGAAGAATAACGTTTCCCAGCACATCATTGGCTCCCGTATAATCTTTTTGTCCCAGCTTTACGGAAACCAGCGTGGCTGCTCCTACGCCGACCAGCGAACCGAAAGCGGCTGCCAGATTCATCAAAGGGAAAGTCAACGCTAGCCCTGAAATGGCCAACGCCCCTACGCCGTGTCCGATAAAAATACTGTCTATCATGTTATAAAGTGAAGAGGCCGTCATAGCCACAATGGCGGGAAGTGCGTATTGCATAAGAAGTTTCCCGATATTTTCCGTTCCGAGGACTAAAGGAGAAGTTTGTTTTGTCATAAATAAGTCAAATGTGCTTCCTAAGCAGATCTTTATCGAATGCAAAAGTAACGATTATATGTTATAAAACATACGTATCTTTGCAAATAAAACTTATATTTGCATTGAATAGCGTTTGATATCTTAAACTTAAGAAAGATAGGGATGTTAAATAGAATGGATGGCAAATTGTTAAAGTTTTTATTTGTTTGAAACGAAAAATAGATTATGGCAGAGAATTTGGTCATAAGCACAGGCAGTAAAGAAGAAAAATATAAAGTACTTCTTCCCCAGATAAAAGCTTTGCTGGAAGGAGAAACCGATTTAATAGCCAATATGGCTAATGTGGCAGCTATGATAAAGTCTACCTTTGGTTTTTTCTGGGTCGGTTTTTACAGATTACAGGAAGAGATGCTGGTATTGGGGCCTTTTCAAGGTCCCATAGCTTGTACGCGTATCCGGTACGGGAAAGGAGTATGCGGCACGGCATGGAGAGATGCTGTTACGGTGATCGTTCCGAATGTAGACGATTTTCCGGGACATATTGCCTGCAATTCAGCTTCCAAATCGGAAATCGTAGTACCTATCTTCCGGAAAGAGTTAGTAATAGGAGTGCTGGATATCGATAGCGACCAATTGAATACTTTTGATGAAACAGATGCCCGCTATTTAGAGAAAATCTGCCGTTTACTGGGAGAAGAGTAAAAGTGATATGTTTGCCGGATTCAATCCGGTAGCAAGCGGTGAATAAACTTTTCCTTTTTGTGGAAAGGACGGCCTTCAAGGGTATAACCAATACTCCAATACAGATATTGGGCTTTCCCAAAACGAGCGGCACGAATGCCGAATGCGCCGAAAATATTATCCGTTACATAGAGTTTAGCTCCTAATATCTGGTATAGGCGGTAATCGTTCTTGTTCCCATGCAGTAAGTTATATCCCAACTGGGCAAAAAGGGAAATACGCGGCATTACCATTTCGCCTTTCAAAGAAAGCCCTACGGAGAAACGTTCTCCCGGGCTGCCTAATTTGATCCGGTCATATTCATTCCCGTCTGCAGGGTTTAGTTCCCGCCAGGCTTTAGCCCCCGAACTTTCATCATACACTACTTCTACACTTGGTCCCCATTTATATTTATGGCTTTTTACAAACATGGTAGCATAACTAAGAGAGAAGACTTTAAAATTTTTATCTATATAAGGAGAAGCCAGGTTTGTTCCCGTAGTATCGAACTTTGCCTGCCGGGAAGTGGCAACAAA
The genomic region above belongs to Parabacteroides pacaensis and contains:
- a CDS encoding GAF domain-containing protein, giving the protein MAENLVISTGSKEEKYKVLLPQIKALLEGETDLIANMANVAAMIKSTFGFFWVGFYRLQEEMLVLGPFQGPIACTRIRYGKGVCGTAWRDAVTVIVPNVDDFPGHIACNSASKSEIVVPIFRKELVIGVLDIDSDQLNTFDETDARYLEKICRLLGEE
- a CDS encoding MATE family efflux transporter; translated protein: MTKQTSPLVLGTENIGKLLMQYALPAIVAMTASSLYNMIDSIFIGHGVGALAISGLALTFPLMNLAAAFGSLVGVGAATLVSVKLGQKDYTGANDVLGNVILLNIIMGIGFSILGFLFLDNLLYFFGASDLTISYARSYMQVILLGNVITHLYFGLNAVLRSSGAPKIAMYTTLASVIINCILNAIFIFGWKWGIAGAAWATVVAQVLSLAWQIFYFSKSGGVVRFKRGTLKLKKEIVEGIIAIGLSPFFMNVCSCLIIILINRALQKHGGDMAIGAYGIINRIIFLFVMIIMGLNQGMQPIAGYNYGARQYGRVNKVLKYTIVCAVFIATLGFLLCELFAAPISSLFTGDDTLIAIAAQGLRVVMMLFPIVGFQMVATNFFQSIGMAKKAIFLSLTRQMLFLIPALLILPEHYGTMGVWGSIPVADFTSTIVTALVLYNQFVKFKRMHVAEAKDID